Proteins from one Embleya scabrispora genomic window:
- a CDS encoding type I polyketide synthase, which yields MRVAPPVRPSNRWGVPVEDVDKLRSYLRRAVGDAQELRERVRALEESAREPVAVVGMGCRFPGGANSPEGLWDVVFGGVDAVGGFPTDRGWDLAALYDPDPAAQGRTYTRSGGFLPDLAEFDAAFFGISPREALAMDPQQRVILETSWEALERAGIDPAGLRGSATGVFTGIYAVDYGPRMGGGAGAEVEGHSMAGTYTSVASGRVAYVLGLEGPAISIDTACSASLVAVHQAVRSLRAGECTLALAGGVSALPNPGMLVEAARQRGLAADGRCKSFAEAADGTGWGEGAGVLVLERLSDARRNGRRILAVIRGSAINQDGASNGLTAPNELAQRRVIRAAVADAGLSPADVDAVEAHGTGTRLGDPIEAEALLATYGQGRDAAGPLWLGSLKSNIGHTQAAAGVGGMIKMIMAMRHEVLPKTLHVDRPTPHVDWSSGAVELLTEAREWPATPGRPRRAGVSSFGISGTNAHVVLEEAPEEPGAPEAAEPASAPVPQPHPVAVPWVVSARSAEALREQTLRLRDGLAADPDLSLGGVGRALVTTRSLFEHRRVVIGADRDELLARLGTDVGTTRNPPGVVSGIVEPLGKTVFVFPGQGSQWVGMGRELLDSSPVFAEQMDECAQALAPWVPWSLIDTVRGEPAGADLERIDVVQPVLFAMMVSLARVWRSFGVTPDAVIGHSQGEIAAACAAGALTLREGARIVALRSQLLATADQDGGMAGIVLPEQRVRELLERVGPGVVIAGINGPYSTTVAGEAAAVREVVALCEAEGARARWIPASVPGHSPLVDRFEGPLRDILGEVTTVTSPVAFHSTVTGGPLDTAGLDGAYWFRNMREPVQFEAAMRGLLDTEHGAFIEMSPHPLLTINIRDMLDHTPGAGGVVAGSLRRGDGGPGRLYRSMAEAFVAGVPVSWEAAFPGGAGPAVELPTYAFQRQRYWLDMPVEGGAASSSDHPLLDAVIDLPDDGERGGLVGGGRLSAHRHPWLADHVVHGVVLVPGTVLVELAAWAAHRVGCDVVEELTLETPLVLSRTAEREIRVVIDAKRVLAVHSRGAGEPEWTRNAVGVVGTDTGAGRREPDLVAWPSPGAVEVPAEDAYAGSAALGFDHGPLFRGLKRIWRSGEVTFAEVELPGADGADPGPFRIHPALLHTALLPIGAGDGDEGRLPHRWTGVRLPFAAPTVLRVRLAPTGEGGRSVTIADRHGARVGGVESLTSRPVDVAELTELGFDRRDSLFRVDWVPLAVPPGEAAGRYAVAGPPDELTAFLGARGALFADLDELAAAEGPIPPIVVTTVEHTDPGVGNTPALVERNLHRVLRWTQRWLAEDRFADSCLVVVTREAVADDPAECSDPAAAAIWGFVRTAQTENPGRFTLVDTDDRPDSWARVPAVVETGETQLRVRAGVVTTPRLARVPAVPAEHRARGLGSGTVLITGGVGGLGATLARHVVERHGVRRLVLAGRRGPTAPAADALRRELTEAGAEVEIVACDVTSRESVAALIAGVPAEHPLTAVIHCAAVLADGVVDALTEERVDEVLAPKVRGAWYLHELTTHLNLSAFVLFSSIASVLGTAGQANYAAANAFLNGLAEARRAEGLAAGSLCWGYWAQRTEAGADIGELDIARLQRQGVRPMATHEGLALFDAAIARDEPVLVPVRLSLPAPGAPGADQVLSPLLRALVGTPAGPGSSSPVVREGADIGLARRIASLPPADAEALLLDAVRTQTASVLGLADAARVGPASAFKDLGIDSLMALELRNRLTAVTGLKLSATLAFDYPNPAALAGFLYAGIRPDSGADPQSPTDRLSKEIEELGARLEDAFRDLAAADKATITTLLGELQGRARALAGDESPGGIADRISAASAGELLSLLDKELG from the coding sequence ATACGTGTAGCGCCACCCGTTCGTCCGAGCAACCGTTGGGGAGTTCCCGTGGAGGATGTCGACAAGCTCCGGTCCTACCTGCGCCGTGCCGTCGGCGACGCGCAGGAGTTGCGCGAGCGGGTGCGCGCGTTGGAGGAGTCCGCTCGCGAGCCGGTCGCGGTCGTGGGCATGGGGTGTCGTTTCCCGGGCGGGGCGAACTCCCCCGAAGGATTGTGGGACGTGGTCTTCGGCGGGGTCGACGCGGTGGGCGGCTTCCCGACGGATCGCGGCTGGGACCTCGCGGCACTGTACGACCCGGACCCGGCGGCCCAGGGGAGGACGTACACCCGCTCGGGCGGATTCCTCCCCGATCTCGCCGAGTTCGACGCGGCGTTCTTCGGGATCAGCCCCCGCGAGGCGCTGGCGATGGATCCGCAGCAGCGGGTGATCCTGGAGACGTCGTGGGAGGCGCTGGAGCGGGCCGGGATCGACCCGGCCGGCCTGCGCGGTTCGGCGACCGGGGTGTTCACCGGGATCTACGCGGTCGACTACGGCCCGCGGATGGGCGGCGGGGCGGGCGCCGAGGTGGAGGGCCACTCGATGGCCGGGACGTACACCAGCGTGGCCTCGGGCCGAGTGGCGTACGTCCTGGGCCTGGAGGGCCCGGCGATCTCGATCGACACCGCGTGCTCGGCGTCGCTGGTCGCCGTGCACCAGGCCGTGCGGTCCCTGCGCGCGGGGGAGTGCACGTTGGCACTGGCGGGCGGGGTGTCGGCGCTGCCTAACCCCGGGATGTTGGTGGAGGCCGCCCGACAGCGCGGCCTGGCCGCCGACGGGCGGTGCAAGTCCTTCGCCGAGGCGGCCGACGGCACCGGCTGGGGCGAGGGCGCGGGCGTGCTCGTCCTGGAGCGACTGTCCGACGCGCGGCGCAACGGCCGGCGGATCCTGGCGGTGATCCGCGGCTCGGCGATCAACCAGGACGGCGCCTCCAACGGGCTGACCGCGCCGAACGAACTGGCGCAGCGGCGGGTCATCCGCGCCGCCGTGGCCGACGCCGGACTCTCGCCCGCCGACGTGGACGCGGTGGAGGCGCACGGGACCGGCACCCGGCTGGGCGACCCCATCGAGGCGGAGGCGCTGCTCGCCACCTACGGACAGGGCCGCGACGCCGCCGGCCCGCTGTGGCTGGGCTCGCTCAAGTCGAACATCGGGCACACCCAGGCCGCGGCGGGCGTCGGCGGCATGATCAAGATGATCATGGCGATGCGCCACGAGGTGTTGCCGAAGACGCTGCACGTGGACCGTCCGACCCCGCACGTCGACTGGTCCTCCGGCGCGGTGGAACTGCTGACCGAGGCCCGGGAATGGCCCGCCACACCCGGACGGCCCCGGCGGGCCGGCGTGTCGTCCTTCGGGATCAGCGGCACGAACGCGCACGTCGTGCTCGAAGAGGCCCCCGAGGAGCCCGGGGCCCCCGAGGCGGCGGAGCCGGCGAGCGCGCCGGTACCGCAACCGCATCCCGTGGCGGTGCCGTGGGTGGTGTCGGCGCGCTCCGCCGAGGCGCTGCGGGAACAGACGCTGCGGTTGCGGGACGGCCTGGCCGCCGACCCGGACCTGTCGCTCGGGGGCGTAGGCCGCGCGCTGGTGACGACACGATCGTTGTTCGAGCACCGCCGGGTGGTGATCGGCGCGGACCGCGACGAACTGCTCGCCCGCCTGGGCACCGACGTCGGCACGACCAGGAATCCCCCCGGGGTGGTCTCCGGCATCGTCGAGCCCCTCGGCAAGACGGTCTTCGTCTTCCCCGGCCAGGGCTCGCAGTGGGTCGGCATGGGCCGGGAACTCCTGGACAGCTCCCCGGTATTCGCCGAGCAGATGGACGAATGCGCGCAGGCCCTCGCGCCGTGGGTGCCGTGGTCGCTGATCGACACCGTGCGCGGCGAGCCGGCGGGCGCCGACCTGGAGCGCATCGACGTCGTGCAACCCGTGCTGTTCGCGATGATGGTGTCGCTGGCGCGGGTGTGGCGCTCCTTCGGCGTGACCCCCGACGCGGTGATCGGGCACTCCCAGGGCGAGATCGCCGCCGCCTGCGCGGCCGGCGCGCTGACCCTGCGGGAGGGGGCCAGGATCGTGGCCCTGCGCTCGCAACTGCTGGCCACCGCCGATCAGGACGGCGGCATGGCCGGGATCGTGCTGCCCGAACAGCGGGTCCGGGAGCTGCTGGAGCGGGTCGGCCCCGGAGTGGTGATCGCCGGCATCAACGGCCCCTACTCGACCACCGTCGCGGGCGAGGCCGCGGCGGTCCGGGAGGTGGTCGCGCTCTGCGAGGCCGAAGGCGCCCGCGCCCGGTGGATCCCGGCGAGCGTGCCCGGGCACTCGCCCCTGGTGGACCGGTTCGAGGGGCCGCTGCGGGACATCCTGGGCGAGGTCACCACCGTGACCTCGCCGGTGGCGTTCCACTCGACGGTCACCGGCGGGCCGCTCGACACGGCGGGACTGGACGGCGCCTACTGGTTCCGCAACATGCGCGAACCGGTGCAGTTCGAGGCGGCCATGCGCGGCCTCCTCGACACCGAACACGGCGCGTTCATCGAGATGAGCCCGCACCCGCTGCTCACCATCAACATCCGCGACATGCTCGACCACACCCCCGGCGCCGGCGGGGTGGTGGCGGGCTCGCTGCGCCGCGGCGACGGCGGGCCGGGCCGGTTGTACCGGTCCATGGCCGAGGCGTTCGTGGCGGGTGTCCCCGTGTCGTGGGAGGCGGCGTTCCCGGGCGGCGCCGGGCCTGCGGTCGAGTTGCCCACGTACGCCTTCCAACGGCAGCGCTACTGGCTGGACATGCCCGTGGAGGGCGGCGCCGCGAGCAGCTCGGACCACCCTCTGCTCGACGCCGTGATCGACCTGCCCGACGACGGCGAACGCGGCGGACTGGTGGGCGGCGGGCGGTTGTCCGCGCACCGCCACCCGTGGCTGGCCGACCACGTGGTCCACGGGGTCGTACTGGTGCCGGGAACGGTGCTGGTCGAACTGGCGGCGTGGGCGGCGCACAGGGTGGGTTGCGACGTCGTCGAGGAACTCACCCTGGAGACACCGCTGGTGTTGTCCCGCACGGCCGAGCGGGAGATCCGCGTGGTGATCGACGCCAAGCGCGTGCTCGCCGTGCACTCCAGGGGCGCGGGCGAACCCGAGTGGACACGCAACGCCGTGGGAGTCGTCGGAACCGACACCGGGGCCGGCCGGCGCGAGCCCGACCTGGTGGCGTGGCCGTCCCCGGGCGCGGTCGAGGTGCCCGCCGAGGACGCGTACGCCGGGTCGGCCGCGCTCGGGTTCGACCACGGGCCGCTGTTCCGCGGTCTGAAGCGGATCTGGCGCAGTGGCGAAGTGACTTTCGCCGAGGTCGAGTTGCCCGGCGCCGACGGCGCGGACCCGGGCCCGTTCCGCATCCATCCGGCGCTGCTGCACACCGCGCTGCTCCCGATCGGCGCGGGGGACGGCGACGAGGGCCGGCTGCCGCATCGCTGGACGGGCGTCCGCCTGCCCTTTGCCGCGCCCACCGTGCTGCGCGTACGCCTGGCGCCCACCGGCGAGGGCGGCCGGTCGGTGACCATCGCGGATCGCCACGGAGCCCGCGTCGGCGGCGTCGAGTCGCTGACGTCGCGGCCCGTGGACGTCGCGGAACTGACCGAACTGGGCTTCGACCGACGGGACTCGCTGTTCCGGGTGGACTGGGTCCCCCTCGCGGTCCCGCCCGGGGAGGCCGCGGGCCGGTATGCCGTGGCGGGGCCGCCCGACGAACTCACCGCGTTTCTCGGGGCGCGCGGGGCGCTGTTCGCCGACCTCGACGAACTCGCCGCCGCCGAGGGGCCGATCCCCCCGATCGTCGTGACCACCGTCGAGCACACCGATCCGGGCGTCGGCAACACCCCGGCCCTGGTCGAGCGCAACCTGCACCGGGTGCTGCGGTGGACGCAGCGTTGGCTCGCCGAGGACCGGTTCGCCGACTCGTGCCTGGTCGTCGTGACGCGGGAGGCGGTCGCCGACGACCCGGCCGAATGCAGCGACCCCGCCGCGGCCGCGATCTGGGGATTCGTGCGCACCGCGCAGACCGAGAACCCGGGCCGGTTCACGCTCGTGGACACCGACGACCGCCCCGACTCGTGGGCGCGCGTCCCGGCGGTGGTCGAGACCGGGGAAACCCAGCTCAGGGTGCGGGCGGGCGTGGTGACCACCCCGCGACTGGCCCGTGTGCCGGCGGTGCCCGCCGAGCACCGGGCCCGCGGCCTCGGGTCCGGGACGGTGCTGATCACGGGCGGAGTCGGCGGACTGGGCGCGACGTTGGCCCGGCACGTCGTGGAGCGGCACGGGGTGCGCCGGTTGGTGCTGGCCGGCAGGCGGGGGCCGACGGCTCCGGCCGCCGACGCGCTGCGGCGCGAGTTGACCGAAGCGGGAGCCGAGGTGGAGATCGTCGCCTGCGACGTCACGAGCCGCGAATCCGTCGCGGCGCTGATCGCCGGCGTGCCGGCGGAACACCCGTTGACGGCGGTGATCCACTGCGCGGCGGTGCTCGCCGACGGGGTCGTCGATGCGCTGACCGAGGAGCGGGTGGACGAGGTCCTGGCGCCGAAGGTGCGCGGCGCCTGGTATCTGCACGAACTGACCACACACCTGAACCTGTCCGCGTTCGTGTTGTTCTCCTCGATCGCAAGCGTGCTGGGCACGGCGGGGCAGGCCAACTACGCGGCGGCCAACGCGTTCTTGAACGGACTGGCCGAAGCCCGGCGGGCCGAGGGGCTCGCGGCCGGCTCGCTGTGCTGGGGCTACTGGGCGCAACGCACCGAGGCGGGCGCGGACATCGGCGAACTGGACATCGCGCGGCTGCAACGACAGGGCGTGCGGCCGATGGCCACGCACGAGGGACTGGCGCTGTTCGACGCGGCGATCGCGCGGGACGAACCGGTGCTGGTGCCGGTGCGGCTGAGCCTGCCGGCGCCGGGCGCGCCCGGCGCCGACCAGGTGTTGTCGCCGCTCCTGCGCGCGCTGGTCGGAACGCCCGCCGGTCCCGGGAGTTCGAGCCCTGTCGTTCGGGAGGGCGCCGACATCGGACTCGCGCGGCGGATCGCCTCGCTGCCCCCGGCCGACGCGGAGGCGCTGCTGCTCGACGCCGTGCGCACGCAGACCGCGAGTGTGCTCGGCCTCGCCGACGCCGCGCGGGTCGGTCCCGCCTCGGCGTTCAAGGACCTGGGGATCGACTCGCTCATGGCGCTGGAGTTGCGCAACCGGCTGACGGCGGTGACCGGTCTGAAGTTGTCCGCCACGCTCGCGTTCGACTACCCGAACCCGGCCGCCCTCGCCGGGTTCCTGTACGCGGGCATCCGCCCCGACTCCGGCGCCGACCCGCAGTCCCCGACCGATCGCCTGAGCAAGGAGATCGAGGAACTGGGCGCCCGACTGGAGGACGCCTTCCGCGACCTCGCGGCGGCGGACAAGGCCACCATCACCACGCTGCTCGGCGAGTTGCAGGGCCGCGCACGGGCCCTGGCGGGCGACGAATCGCCGGGCGGGATCGCCGACCGGATCAGCGCGGCATCGGCCGGCGAGCTGCTTTCGCTGCTGGACAAAGAGCTCGGCTAG